The window CTGGGACACCCTGCCCCACAACTGAGCCATTCATCAGACGATGGGAATGGCTTTGTTGAGGGGCAAAGCTTAGCTGAGGTGTGGAGCTTGATTGAAGGGTGGGGTTTAGCTTAGTGGTGGAGCTCAGATGAGGGGCAGGATTTAGAACAGGCTTTGAAAAAGACACATTTGGAATCTCAGCTTTTGGGGATGGTGGGACGACTGGTTGCATGTTTGTAGCAGGTTTTAGTTCAACAGTAGGTCTGTCTAACATTGGGTCTCGAGGACTGACTGTAAAGGAGTTTGGTTGGGTTGGGCTGGGTTGAATCACAGAGTTCAGCGGCTCAGCCGAGCTGCTGTTCTGTGGGGATAGATTTTTTCTCTGCTTGTCTCTTTCCTTGGCAGCCATCAGTAGGGCAAAGGGTGATGCTGAAGACTCTTTCTTCGCCGAGCCCTCTACACCTCTCTTGTTGAGCTGTCGGTGGTTCAGGATAGGACTGTACCTGTGAGATCTGCCAGGTAACTCAACCTCAGGCTTCAGCTGGCTAACATCAGGTAGAACTGCAGGCTTCTTCTCTATTATGGGCGAGACTTTGATAGGTGTTGGAGTCTCGTAGGGGATGTTTTGTGGGGTAGGGGCTGCCACAGGTTCAGGGTTGATTTTGGTCTCTGATTTGGCTGATTGACTTGAAGCATCAACCTGGAAATTGTCCGCCGAGTCTGGCTGGTCATTTTGCAGTAGATTTGCGGTGCTGCTGCGACGGGCTGGTTTGGTGGGTGGCACCACCGACTGGACTGGTTTGAAAGATCCTGAACTCTTCCCACCGTTCCCATTGACATGAAGACCAACTGGGTTTCCGGTAGAGTCTTCTAGTAGAAGAATGGACTGAACTTGCTTTTCCTTGTCTTGTCCACTTAGTACTGTGCTCTTTTGCACATTGTAGAGTTTGGCTGTGTTCTGGGGGTTGAAGCTAGACAGCTTTGGGGTGTTCTGGGGGTTGAAGCTAGACAGCTTTGGGGTGTTCTGGGGGTTGAAGCTAGACAGCTTTGGGGTGTTCTGGGGGTTGAAGCTAGAAAGTGTTGGGGTGTTCTGGGAGTTAAAGCTGGACAGCATTGGGGTGGAGGCTGCGGACGGGGTTGGTGCTTGGGGCTGGATCTCCATATTAGCTATGGAGGACAACCTGATGGGTTTCGGAGGCAGCACTTTCTGGGCTTTGGGTAAAACGTGTGGGGGTTTCATCCCAGGGGGAGGTGGTGGGGTGAATTTAGGACATTCAGGGATATCTTGGATATCAAGACTGGAGATGGACCCTCTGAGGCTGGACGTTTCAGATGGAACTTTTGGAGGAGTCATTGGAGGAGGTTTCAGGAAAGCAAGGTCCACATCTGCACTGTACTCAGAACCGCTTTGTGATGGAGGCTTTGGGGGCCGCATTGGAGGAGGCTTCAGGCTGGCAAGGTCTATAGAAGGATCTATTTCACCAAAAAACTGAGAAGGGGGCAGGATAAATgatggagggggaggaggggctGAGCTGGGTGGAGGAGGTACAAGTATTTCCCCCTCGATCATGTCAGGGATGGAAAGCATTCCTCCATTCCTGAGCTTTGCAGTACTTTCTATaaaacagagaacatgaaatttAAAATCTACTCTGtttattattcattaaaacaCCTCAACAACACgctgagatgttttaatgaatgttcTCTGTAATGAAAAGGTGAAACCAAAGATATTTATTGTctttaaacggatagttcacccaaaaatgaaagtattACTGCACATTAATGTGAACTGTCCGTTTCTACAGTCAGTTACTACTGTCAATGCAGAGCAACATTGTGAAGAGAACATTGATGAGCAAGTCAATATATGTATAGCAACTTAACTGAGTAACAACACATCCACTTTATTGGCACAGATGTTTGAAAGTTCTTTCACCCCCTTgggtactgaggtttgttaaaGCCACAAGAACGCATGCCAAGCATGTTTAACCGGACTGCACGTTgccaatgcattggccaagcgctTGCATCTGTGTGCGTGTACTTGTATAAAGTATGTCTCTGGCCTAAGTTTGAAGACtgttttttatgcttgtttccaAGCAGTTACAATGAACAGGGCATTCAAGTTGCTTCTGAAAAGGATGCAAAATCGCCATAAAAGTATCAGGAAGGTACACTAATATTCCAAGTCATATGGCTTAAAAATGTTGGAATATTACGCACAAGGGTCTACAGTTCCCGTGCATTGTGACTGCTTTGTGAACGGTCTTCAaactgaatctttttatgttccacagaagaatgatttttgggtgaactattccttaagttTTGCTTGGTGAGCTCACCTGTACCATTCATTTTGGGTTCGTGGAAGGGCGGTAGAACCGGAACCTTTGGAGTTGGAACGGCAAAGCCCTGCACACCATCAGACGACTGCAATTTAAAGAGAAACAGTCAGCAACTCACAATGTCTTGACTCTAAAAggtatatttgatgtgtgtaGACACCCTCACCTTCTTATTGTTGGACTCATTGAGTCAGAGTTTAAATTTCTAGCCACTAAACCAACCAGTTTCCCTAAAATATTTCAGGGAGATTATGACGTTGCATGATACAGATCCTTTTCTACTTCcctatttctttctctttatgtCTTTGAAACTGTTTGGAGGCTGCAGAACCCATTCCAATTTCATACACACTCGAGATGAATAGAGTTAGGTAATGTGGCAGATATTTTTTCAGGTGAATCAGTCGCTGAAATTGTGATGGAGAATCGATCGACACTCCTTACCAACACCCCACAGCTGTGAGAAACTTTTATGGGAATCTTCTGAAAACATTGAGGTTGATAGACTGAATGCGCTGTGATTTCCCCAAGTGATTAATCTGTATTACAAACATTGTTtgattgttttaaagggatattacTTTCCCATTAACAATCTTTCACTACACTTCCAACACGTAACTACATAATCTCttgccttgattttttttttcctttcagttCTCCAACATGCAAAAAGTCACACACCCATAAAGCATGCATGATTGTGTTTCAGGTTTTGCTGTCTTCATGGAGACAATCAATCTCTACATTTCCAAAAAAGAATAGCACAAGCTGATGAAACTTCCTTGTCTTTATGAGCATATTCATTTGGCATACACTTTTAACTAAAgtaatttacagtgcatttaaggtGTATATCTtattagtttgtgtgttccctgggaatcaaactcatGACCTTGGTGCTGCTCTACTAGTTGAGCTAAAAGATCAAATTAATAGATTTACTTCTAATTATTTTATAACAACTGATACGAATGTGATATGTAAGCAAACGTGTGCATGCCCGTGTAAAAGGATGTTGTGTGTatgtctgctgaacacaaacaaaacgtGTGTATTCAAAACAGCATCTGCAGGTTTGGAAATCTGCACCAGCGAAAACCCACATTGTTACACGGTTAACCTCAGCATATGAACTAGTGAAGAAAGTAAACTAGTAATGTCATGAATTATAGTAATTCTGATCGCATGAGGTGATTCAGTCAGCCATTCACGTCTGAACACGCTGGAGTCTGTGAATTACTGACACAATCTTGTTAGTGATGAATATGAACATCACCACGGTGATAAAAACACACAACtgctgtgtatgtgtatatactgaTCGCTTTGTTCTGTCAGAgtgaaaatgtgtgtttatgaactgagggTGTGTATGTCCTAAAGCTAAAGGTGTGTCTGTCTATGTTTGTTTGAGTTTCACCATATTTCTCATGCACTAAAGAATTCCATGAACGATAAAATAGAAGTAAATGTATTTATCAAAAGTACACCATAGAATACCATGTTATTATCATGACACATCCAGACACATGGTAGTACCTTGGTGCTTGTCCGAAAAAAATGctaataccatggtaaatgtccgtAAACATTGCAATACCATAGtacttgtccaaaaacatggtattatcatggtatatgtccaaaaaaacatggtataaccacagcacattttcagaaaacatggtaataccatggtacatgccaaAAAAAGATGGTTTTATCAAGGtatgtgtccaaaaaacatggtaataccatggtacttgtccgaAAATGTGGTATGAttatggtaaatgtccaaaaacatagtaataccatggtacttgtccgaAAGCATGGTGTTAGCATGGTTTTAACCTGGAAGTACATGGTAGTACCCTGGcgcattttcaaaaatatgttaaCACCATGGTACatgccaacaaaaaaaaaagatggttttaccatggtacttgtcagaaacatggtaataccatgataaatgtccaaaaacatggtcatTCCGTGGTACTTcttcaaaaacatggtattagcatggtacatatccaaaacaagcatagtattaccatgttacattttcagaaaacacGTAAATGCCATGGTACATGCCAAAAAAGATGGTTTTACCATTGTAAATATCCAAacacatggtattacaatggaacatttccaaagaaacatgttaataccatgctatatgtccaaaaatatggtaattccatggtactACTTCGAAaacataataccatggtacaagtTCATAATAACCAAGATAATATCAAAGTACATAGTACAGTGACCCAAACCCTAAAAATCATTTGAATTCTATCTTCTATCTATACTTTCCTGTAGCTGAATGAACTGTAGATTATGGCACTAGCAATTTCAAGATCATGTGTTTGATACAGTAACTGTATTCATATTTTTCTGAACTGTGAAGAACCTCCAATAGAAAGACTCATATCATAATAtacaaatgttaatatttacCAGAACAAACCCGCTTCCCTTTACTTACAGTTTAAAGACCAAACACACCATGTGTTTATCTCACGTGTGACCCGGTGAAGTGTGATCATGTGATCAGTGTGTTTTCAGACGTACCGTGAAGTGTTTGACAGTCGGCCGAGAACGAACTTTAGCTGTTCCTGATTCTGATATGGCAGCCGAGTCCAACACCAGCTCCACATTACCTGCAAAACACAGACATGTTAGTCGCCTATTTAACTAATGCCAGAGCGGTTTGTAGCTCAAAGTTACCACTCATTATTACCACTCACTATTTTAGATTATTATGTTTTGGAATGAGGAGTCTGACTTAAAGTAATACGAATTAAGACGACATTAGTAAAACACTGACTACATGACATGTTATtaatatgaacatacagtatgtcagatATACACTTACAAACAAGTACTTCAAGGAATATGATGGTTCTACCATGCTAgaagcacacaaacacatggtATTGCCATAATAAATGTCCCCAAATCGGGCATTACCATGATatatgcccaaaaacatggtatcaccatagtaaatgtccaaaaacatggtataaccatggtaTATGCACAAATATATGGTATTACTGTGCTACAAGtccacaaaaacatggtattaccatagtaatgtccataaacatggtattatcatggtatatACCCAGAAATATGGTATTAATATGCTACAAGtctacaaaaacatggtattaccacagtaaGTGTCCATAAACATGGTTTTTACCAAGATATATGCACAAAAATATGGTATAACTATGCTGAAAGtccacaaaaacatggtattaccatagtaaatgtccataaacatggtattaccatggcatatGCACAACTACATGGTATTACTATGCTACAAGtccacaaaaacatggtattaccatagtaagtGTCCATAAACATGGTTTTTACCAAGGTATATGCACAAAAATATGGCATTACTATGCTACAAGTCcagaaaaacatgttattaccatagtaaatgtcTATAAACACAGTATTGTCCTTGTACTCTTTTGTTAGTGTCTGACATCAGACGTGTATTTGTCAGATCAGAtcaaacttcacagctcaaaaacGGGACATTTAAATGCCATTATGTGGTTATTTTGTCATAAAACGAATACGTTGTTCCTGCTAATTATGATATCTAACTACACTCGATCTGTTATACATATTAATCATGTTTTGTATGAATTTTCTTGACGAAGGTTTTCGCGCTCTGTGCTGCAGTGAACAACACTTTAAACTGACATTGATCGATCACTGATTTCATATCAATATCTGTATAACAGTATAAATCACTCTTACTCATTTCCTTGATTTCCACATTGTTGCCGAATAGAGATTGATTCTTCCGACCAAAGATATTCAGCGAACCTTTCTTCATGTTAAACATGTGTGTGATTTGATCCGCGCTGATTTAAATAATCATGATTTCGTGATATTATTATTCCAGGTGCGACTGAGCTCGAGTCCAATCAGTGATTTACAGACACTGAGTTGAAGAAAATGGCCACATACACCTGAACCGCCCCTCAAACCCCGCCCACACACACCTGTACTGCCCATCTGACCCCGCCCACTGCAGCACAGGTGAACACAGAGGACACACACCTCAAACCTGTGCCagctttccacacacacacacacacacacacacacacacatgttggtgcagctatcattatgaggactctccatagacataatgatttttatactgtatgaactatagattctatcccctaaccctaaccctacgcctaaacctaaccctcacaaaaaactttctgcatttttacattttcaataaaacatcatttaatatgccatttcccttgtgaggaccacccaaaagatcctcacaaccagaaatgtcctcacagaacaggttgattctcaatacttggtcctcacaagtatagcaaaacctgtacacacacatacacatacacacactcacacacacacactcacacacacatacacacactctctctctctctctctctcacacacacacacacacacacacacatacacacactcacacacacatacacacactctctctctcacacacacacactcacacatcacacacaaacacacacacactcacacacacacacacacacacttcactcaatcacacaatcacacacacacacatacacccactctctctctctcacacacacacacacatacacacactctctctctcacacacacacacacactcacacacatcacacacactcacactcacacacacacacacacacacatcactcaatcacacaatcacacacacacacatacacacactctctctctctcacacacacacacacacacacacatcacacacactcacactcacacacacacacacatcacacactctctctctctctcacacacacacacacacacacacacatacacacactctctctctcacacacacacacactcacacacatcacacacactcacactcacacacacacacacacacacacacacatcactcaatcacacagtcacacacacacacatacacacactctctctctctctctcacacacacacacacgcacacacatacacacactctctctctcacacacacactcacacacatcacacacactcacacacacacacacacacactcacacacacacacacaccctcacacacacacacacacacactcacacacacacacacacacactcacacacactcacacacacacacacacacacacacacaccctattaCTCATTCTTCTATCCACTGAAAATAAAAGAACACAAATATTTGTTGTCATGGTGACTGTCAATCATTTTCAGGAAACATGAGCCATAAAAAATGCTATTATTTTAGTACCATGTTAAACCACCATAATAtcattgtacatgtccaaaaacatggtattaccatgatagtATGTAAAGCCATGATTTTACAGTGAGTATGTCACATATGTCAAGTGTAATATAAGAATAATCTTCCAGTACAGCAGCGATGTTTCATGTAAATGTTTCCCGTGTTTATTTtgaatttctttattttgattgtaaatacagtatatgctttcTGACaagcatattttacatttaaaaaagtgctatataaataaagtttggtATTTAGTGctgtataaattatataaagtttaaaaaattatacaaatgttaaattataaagttttataaagtgtaatataaattatataaagtttaaaaatgatccaagataaatgtaaatgtaacaataatgtaATTATAAGGATATATCAAGTTTTATATTATCTTTAAAACTACAAAAGTTTTGTTATAGAAACATATAAATGCTTAACATGCTGTATAAAtccattaaaatacagtattaaatattattaatgtattcaaaatatattattattattatgttgattGGTCAGTGTGTAATGTGTCTGACCATGAGGTCAGGGGTCGATTAAGGATTCTCTCTGTGAATAAGAGGGTTAAAGGTCACATCAGGACGTGACCTGACCGAGAGGAAAAATAAACACTAGATAATAGCAGAACATTTTCTTGTACTTATAGTAGAATggcttttaattatatttatgaaaaatatataagCCGCCTatatttatgttacattttaatttttaaatatttaaaatgttgctgctATTACAGAGAAACCCTCTGTgaatttaaaactgaaaaagtaTGAATATCAAAGATATCGGCATGAAATTATAGAGGAAAAAAACGTTCTCTTAAAAACAGTAATGGTCATGCTAATTGTGGCGTTCTGACCGCAATGTCTATTTATAGATGGATTTAACCCGCCTGAGAATAAACTCTAAAGTCAATTAAATGTAGCTCAAGTATTTCAGAATAACTTCATGGTGCTTAGAATGAAAAACCACTTTACagtctaattttattttacaagaCGTGCTTTAAAAATCAGAATAAGTTACTTTATGCATCATCAACTCCAGAAAGACACatgagaaaaatgttttagttttgaaGGTTTGACACTGTAAATAAAATTCACGTCTTCACTGCTGGCTCAGGATTTCTTCTTCGAGTTCATTCAGAGTTTActggtgctgtaagcgatttttagctgttctacttccacgagacttagctgttggattagccacgccccctctttcctaaaccccgccctccaaagataccaaattagctttattgagaccgacatcgtgcagaaacggttgttaaaaacaacagcagcaaaatagcgccctcagctgacaactgttatgaataacatggcataaaaatggcattaagcctcaataattcgctgcaactacaatactatgagaacacacaaaatgattgacaggtcgaaagtcTCATTGTCTGCGGacacattttgtttgctgtttacagagtctagagctgtcacagagaccggtgagatgtcttacaacacttatttcattaatatctttcacgGA of the Myxocyprinus asiaticus isolate MX2 ecotype Aquarium Trade chromosome 49, UBuf_Myxa_2, whole genome shotgun sequence genome contains:
- the LOC127438379 gene encoding uncharacterized protein LOC127438379, with amino-acid sequence MFNMKKGSLNIFGRKNQSLFGNNVEIKEMSNVELVLDSAAISESGTAKVRSRPTVKHFTSSDGVQGFAVPTPKVPVLPPFHEPKMNGTESTAKLRNGGMLSIPDMIEGEILVPPPPSSAPPPPPSFILPPSQFFGEIDPSIDLASLKPPPMRPPKPPSQSGSEYSADVDLAFLKPPPMTPPKVPSETSSLRGSISSLDIQDIPECPKFTPPPPPGMKPPHVLPKAQKVLPPKPIRLSSIANMEIQPQAPTPSAASTPMLSSFNSQNTPTLSSFNPQNTPKLSSFNPQNTPKLSSFNPQNTPKLSSFNPQNTAKLYNVQKSTVLSGQDKEKQVQSILLLEDSTGNPVGLHVNGNGGKSSGSFKPVQSVVPPTKPARRSSTANLLQNDQPDSADNFQVDASSQSAKSETKINPEPVAAPTPQNIPYETPTPIKVSPIIEKKPAVLPDVSQLKPEVELPGRSHRYSPILNHRQLNKRGVEGSAKKESSASPFALLMAAKERDKQRKNLSPQNSSSAEPLNSVIQPSPTQPNSFTVSPRDPMLDRPTVELKPATNMQPVVPPSPKAEIPNVSFSKPVLNPAPHLSSTTKLNPTLQSSSTPQLSFAPQQSHSHRLMNGSVVGQGVPVRDVESGEDMPFLPPPPEFANSDPDDEPPVPPPSHLAPVPPVKTAPLPAKPSLPAPPAPPTNSSLITPKPKLPSCPPKAPGPPPNVLPKPPVQTKLAPPPAQATPSVTANQATLLSILQKKMLEMDPKFSDVKKVDFNDDWNSPLSDDEGTSCPAGSKPVQNRSNTLPAQPRGLDMKELETKAAKKAQNFANSTKSQNSNGPSNKQPYGMTFTVRPGSKQPITPVIKDGSP